The following coding sequences are from one Rutidosis leptorrhynchoides isolate AG116_Rl617_1_P2 chromosome 11, CSIRO_AGI_Rlap_v1, whole genome shotgun sequence window:
- the LOC139874962 gene encoding probable serine/threonine-protein kinase PBL28 codes for MNTKTIVGTEVYLDLEYSEKGKLKNESDIYSLGVVLFELLSGRVAYDQIYVAESTKGHAEVTRKRFNEGALKNIIDPELVEEVDDNLSGLKIGANQESLEVFANIAIRCLEITQDKRPTMKVVIEGLQNALNLQSRITGKNATQFEHI; via the exons ATGAATACTAAGACGATTGTGGGTACTGAGGTTTACTTAGATCTTGAATATTCGGAGAAGGGTAAATTAAAAAATGAATCAGACATATACTCTTTAGGAGTTGTGTTATTTGAACTATTGTCAGGGAGAGTGGCctatgatcaaatatatgttgcggAAAGTACCAAAGGGCATGCAGAGGTTACACGGAAGCGATTTAATGAGGGAGCGTTAAAAAACATAATAGATCCTGAATTAGTGGAAGAAGTGGATGATAATCTCTCTGGGTTAAAGATAGGAGCCAACCAAGAGTCTTTGGAAGTATTTGCAAATATAGCAATAAGATGTTTGGAAATAACTCAAGATAAGCGCCCAACAATGAAAGTCGTCATTGAGGGACTTCAGAATGCATTAAATCTTCAA TCTAGAATTACTGGGAAAAATGCCACGCAGTTTGAACACATTTAG
- the LOC139874961 gene encoding uncharacterized protein, producing MGNGIDSWKWALSSNGIFTTKKLQGLIEEKFLTEGRGNRETLRNFLVPKKVEIFIWRVLNKRITVLTELDKRGIDLHSVRCPICDDDIETIEHSLVFCKHAFDVWARVYKWWGLDSFSNLSTSETFLGSINATSSGLGSKIWQAVDWTSGYILWKNRNNKVYKNKSSCGPSVLSEIQVISFDWISRRLKGKQLDWHIWLVNPHSFLTLS from the coding sequence ATGGGTAACGGCATAGATTCATGGAAATGGGCTCTTTCATCAAATGGCATCTTCACCACAAAGAAACTACAAGGTCTGATTGAGGAGAAATTCCTTACGGAAGGAAGAGGAAATCGGGAAACATTGCGTAATTTTTTAGTTCCTAAAAAAGTTGAAATTTTCATTTGGCGAGTACTCAACAAAAGAATTACGGTTCTCACTGAATTGGATAAACGGGGCATAGATCTTCACTCGGTACGATGTCCTATATGTGACGATGATATAGAAACGATTGAGCACTCATTGGTCTTTTGCAAACATGCTTTTGATGTTTGGGCGCGGGTTTACAAATGGTGGGGTTTAGATAGTTTCTCAAATCTTAGTACATCAGAGACATTTTTGGGTTCAATAAACGCAACATCTTCCGGGCTCGGGTCAAAAATTTGGCAAGCGGTCGATTGGACAAGCGGATACATCTTGTGGAAAAATCGCAACAACAAGGTTTACAAAAACAAGAGTTCGTGTGGTCCGTCCGTCTTAAGTGAGATACAAGTAATCAGCTTTGACTGGATATCTAGAAGACTAAAAGGGAAGCAACTAGATTGGCACATTTGGCTAGTGAATCCACACTCATTCTTGACTCTATCGTGA